A single region of the Oleispira antarctica RB-8 genome encodes:
- a CDS encoding similar to extracellular solute-binding protein: protein MIFAPAFFTSMFSLKRLTTITVFMLLLIIGSTAQADNSKTNSVVLAVEDSWPPYADANGQGIATNIVQQAFAAVGIKLFLKVSPYARVLDIVEKGLVVGGYNVTRQTSTEEKFLFGQQALLTASASFYFPASNCQVFKYKSIADIPDGTRVGIIINYEYGNSFEQHKHRFKQVRVSNQTQIINMLKLNRIDSAIMFDEVANYTIKSMGLDEKSIKKGPLNHTSEIYVAFSRAHENARFFADKLDQGLLYIKESGQYAKLLPH from the coding sequence ATGATTTTTGCACCCGCATTCTTCACCTCAATGTTCTCACTAAAACGGCTAACGACAATTACTGTCTTCATGCTGTTACTTATCATTGGATCAACCGCTCAGGCTGATAATAGCAAAACTAACTCTGTCGTTTTAGCGGTAGAAGACAGCTGGCCTCCGTATGCAGATGCCAATGGCCAAGGCATCGCCACAAATATTGTTCAGCAAGCATTTGCTGCGGTTGGTATTAAGCTATTTTTAAAAGTATCACCTTATGCCAGAGTATTAGATATTGTTGAAAAAGGCCTTGTAGTGGGTGGCTACAATGTTACTCGCCAAACCTCTACCGAAGAGAAATTTTTATTTGGTCAACAAGCTTTACTTACAGCTTCCGCTTCTTTTTATTTTCCTGCCAGTAACTGTCAAGTATTTAAATATAAAAGTATTGCCGACATCCCAGATGGCACTCGTGTTGGAATTATAATCAATTATGAATACGGTAATAGCTTTGAACAACACAAACATCGATTTAAGCAAGTACGAGTCTCTAACCAGACTCAAATTATTAATATGCTTAAATTAAACAGAATCGATAGCGCTATCATGTTTGATGAAGTTGCTAATTACACAATTAAATCTATGGGATTAGATGAGAAATCAATAAAAAAAGGCCCCTTAAATCATACGAGTGAAATTTACGTCGCTTTTTCTCGCGCTCATGAAAATGCTCGATTCTTTGCAGATAAACTAGATCAAGGGCTTTTATACATTAAGGAAAGCGGTCAATACGCTAAATTATTACCGCATTAG
- a CDS encoding similar to alpha-methylacyl-CoA racemase → MSLPLAGIKILDFTTLLPGPYATQILADMGAEVLRVESPTRADLVKFMPPYIGNGMDRVSAAHATLNRNKQSIAIDLKKEGAQEIIHKLLPKYDIVIEQFRPGVMKRLGLDFATLKETQPNLIYCSITGYGQTGPLKDRAGHDINYLALSGLASFSGREETGPVLSGAQIADVAGGSHNAVMAILAAIIQRTTTNQGQYLDISMSDAAMALTTMAGANALTSGEDPDYGTDMLNGGLFYNYYKTSDDRYISVGSLEPNFALALLSLLELEEWKSKIGDQSPAMQKQISEAISEKVGAQPLTHWQAEFAKIDACVEPVLTMNEAFKHPHFIERGMVTRAIGNNNSEIKQINTALPFKRQEAHKAGGKLGADTLSIMQSLGYSDEQISVLKENRCI, encoded by the coding sequence ATGTCTCTGCCTCTAGCCGGTATAAAAATCCTTGATTTTACCACTTTATTACCTGGACCTTATGCTACTCAGATTTTAGCCGACATGGGAGCCGAGGTACTTCGAGTTGAATCACCGACACGCGCTGACTTGGTTAAATTTATGCCTCCTTATATTGGTAATGGCATGGATCGAGTTTCTGCAGCTCATGCAACGCTGAATCGCAACAAACAAAGCATCGCCATCGACTTAAAAAAAGAAGGCGCGCAAGAGATTATTCATAAGCTTCTGCCAAAGTACGACATTGTCATTGAGCAATTTAGACCGGGCGTAATGAAGCGATTAGGTTTGGACTTTGCAACATTAAAAGAGACTCAGCCAAACTTAATTTATTGCTCCATTACAGGCTATGGTCAAACAGGTCCTCTGAAAGATCGAGCAGGACACGACATTAATTATTTAGCACTATCAGGGCTTGCCAGTTTTTCTGGGCGTGAAGAAACAGGACCCGTATTGTCGGGGGCTCAAATCGCTGATGTTGCGGGTGGCTCACATAATGCCGTTATGGCGATTTTGGCCGCGATTATTCAGCGTACGACGACCAACCAAGGTCAATACCTTGATATCAGCATGAGCGATGCTGCTATGGCTTTAACGACTATGGCCGGTGCTAATGCATTAACCAGTGGCGAAGATCCAGATTATGGCACTGATATGCTGAATGGTGGTTTATTTTACAACTACTATAAAACTTCAGACGATCGTTATATTTCGGTTGGAAGCTTAGAGCCTAACTTTGCATTAGCGCTTCTATCCTTACTTGAATTAGAAGAATGGAAAAGCAAGATTGGGGATCAAAGCCCAGCCATGCAAAAACAGATTAGTGAAGCAATCAGTGAAAAAGTAGGTGCCCAGCCGCTAACACATTGGCAGGCCGAATTTGCTAAGATCGATGCCTGCGTAGAGCCCGTATTAACCATGAACGAAGCGTTTAAACATCCACATTTTATTGAACGCGGCATGGTTACTCGAGCAATCGGTAACAACAATAGTGAGATTAAACAAATTAATACGGCCTTGCCATTTAAGCGACAAGAAGCTCACAAGGCAGGAGGGAAACTCGGAGCTGATACGCTCAGTATTATGCAAAGCTTGGGTTATAGCGATGAGCAAATATCAGTCTTAAAAGAGAATCGCTGCATATAG
- a CDS encoding 3-hydroxyacyl-CoA dehydrogenase type II, with amino-acid sequence MDIKGVPAVVTGGASGLGEATARFLASQGAKVALFDVQMDKAQAVAKEIGGIAVYCDVTSAESAEQAMQTAKEAHGDCGIAVNCAGIGNPGRIIGREGPMTLDFFSKVIQVNLIGSFNILRLAADQMKNRKANDNGERGVIISTASVAAFEGQIGQAAYAASKGGIVAMTLPAARELAKFGVRVLAIAPGLFMTPMMESFSQEIQDSLASTLPFPSRLGKPAEFARLVRDIVENPILNGEVIRIDSALRMAPK; translated from the coding sequence ATGGATATTAAAGGTGTTCCTGCTGTCGTTACCGGTGGTGCTTCTGGTTTAGGTGAAGCAACCGCAAGATTTTTAGCCAGCCAAGGCGCTAAGGTTGCTTTGTTTGATGTGCAAATGGATAAAGCACAAGCCGTTGCTAAAGAAATTGGCGGTATCGCTGTTTATTGCGACGTCACCAGCGCAGAGAGTGCTGAACAAGCAATGCAAACAGCGAAAGAAGCTCATGGCGATTGTGGTATTGCGGTGAACTGTGCGGGTATTGGTAACCCTGGTCGCATCATTGGTCGTGAAGGCCCGATGACTTTGGATTTTTTTAGTAAGGTGATCCAAGTAAATCTGATTGGCTCTTTCAACATTTTACGATTAGCCGCAGACCAAATGAAAAATCGTAAAGCCAACGATAATGGTGAGCGCGGTGTGATTATTTCTACGGCTTCTGTTGCTGCTTTTGAAGGACAGATTGGACAAGCCGCTTACGCTGCCTCTAAAGGTGGCATTGTTGCAATGACCTTACCCGCTGCGCGTGAGCTGGCTAAATTTGGCGTACGTGTTTTAGCCATTGCTCCGGGTCTGTTTATGACGCCAATGATGGAGTCTTTCTCACAAGAAATTCAAGACAGTCTCGCGTCTACTCTGCCTTTCCCATCTCGCTTAGGTAAGCCTGCTGAGTTTGCTCGCTTAGTCAGAGACATTGTTGAGAACCCAATACTTAATGGCGAAGTCATTCGAATCGACTCCGCTTTGCGTATGGCGCCGAAGTAA
- a CDS encoding Transcriptional regulator, AraC type, which produces MNKKTHTISPYYQAAVIRGAKRLNYDTDTLLQAAGLDPLGSERLAPEKVTHLIRSVWKTMDDEFMGFTEQRCKQGVFAIMAQQVIHCQTLRDALIQGVHFYDLIRNDVGIGFQEQGEEAVLSFYLKDESLDPDHFIVEFFLLIWHRFSIWLVGQKVPLKYANFKYSVPDHVKEYSLFFPCHCRFNQNENSIVFDRSALSLPIKQQERELKQFLKNSPADLLSKPMFHSTFTTQVMNYMGESTTEAMPLIEQVAGYFNMSSRNLRRRLKEENSSYQNIKDSLRQDHAMKLLNNKDVAINQVAREVGFNEPAAFTRAFKQWTGQSPRHYREHGRDERRD; this is translated from the coding sequence ATGAATAAAAAGACTCATACCATTTCTCCCTATTACCAAGCTGCGGTCATACGAGGCGCTAAACGGCTAAATTATGATACCGATACTTTGTTACAAGCGGCTGGTTTAGATCCGCTCGGCTCAGAAAGACTCGCACCAGAAAAAGTTACCCATCTCATCCGCTCGGTATGGAAGACGATGGATGACGAATTCATGGGCTTCACCGAGCAGCGCTGCAAGCAGGGTGTATTTGCCATTATGGCGCAGCAAGTAATTCATTGTCAGACATTACGTGACGCCTTGATCCAAGGGGTGCACTTTTACGATTTGATTCGCAATGACGTGGGTATTGGCTTTCAAGAGCAAGGTGAAGAAGCGGTATTAAGTTTTTATTTAAAAGATGAGTCGCTAGATCCAGACCATTTTATTGTCGAATTTTTTCTATTAATCTGGCATCGATTTTCTATTTGGCTGGTGGGGCAGAAGGTGCCACTAAAATACGCCAACTTTAAATATTCAGTGCCTGACCATGTTAAAGAATACAGCTTGTTCTTCCCTTGTCATTGTCGATTCAATCAAAACGAAAATAGCATCGTATTTGATCGCAGTGCATTATCACTGCCAATAAAACAACAAGAACGTGAATTAAAGCAGTTCCTCAAAAACTCTCCCGCCGACTTACTCAGTAAGCCCATGTTCCACAGTACTTTCACAACCCAAGTGATGAACTATATGGGGGAAAGCACAACAGAGGCTATGCCACTGATCGAACAAGTCGCAGGCTATTTTAATATGAGCTCGCGTAACTTACGTCGACGATTAAAAGAAGAAAATAGCAGCTACCAAAATATAAAAGATTCCTTACGTCAGGATCATGCGATGAAATTACTTAATAATAAAGATGTTGCGATTAACCAAGTCGCGCGAGAAGTAGGATTTAATGAACCCGCTGCGTTCACTAGAGCCTTTAAACAATGGACGGGACAATCTCCGCGTCATTATCGAGAGCATGGGCGAGATGAACGTCGTGATTGA
- a CDS encoding Chemotaxis methyl-accepting protein/Histidine kinase, with product MKFAHKIVAAASLILLLSLGLLSGYQYFQVKTEINNQVNASTEELVASLSQSIEAVMATKSDLTSYAANLIGDDLSLEHISEVIDQPIIKKHFLLAGVGVEATGVTIGNDPGWNPPSDYDPRKRTWYMDAKKHKKTLFTAPYSDADTGEILISAATPLNINGQFSGALFTDLSLKSLADISNSAELFGAGFAFIVSKDGNFIAHPDSKYNGKPMSDAFKAGLQLKTGTQETVIDGAKNLIVFTLLEDLDWYLGVALNEDIIFAPVNKLRRDAIVYSLLALIIAVLALGAIIKQLMQPLKILNDAMSDVATGEGDLTRRLDTNTDEEFSNLAKSFNSFAEKLQTMIREVKVIGTSMMLSTEQTAQGASIATGAMEQQNEEVEQLATAMNEMACTALEVASNAQTAASAVQQADDAVIQGVDAINETTLVISQLSGQIDEAVIAVQELESDTASIESILGVITSIAEQTNLLALNAAIEAARAGEMGRGFAVVADEVRNLAARTQQSTSEIREKIEKLQSGVIAVVTVMNNSKQTTTITVQKSQQANATNELISESIRKITDMNLQIASAAEEQSQVAEEMNRNTSNIRDLSQQVMENSSQTNKTMKIQVKQVGDQEKLLSQFIV from the coding sequence ATGAAGTTTGCCCATAAAATTGTTGCTGCTGCCAGCCTCATTCTGCTTTTATCTCTTGGTCTTCTATCGGGTTATCAGTATTTTCAGGTAAAAACCGAAATTAATAATCAGGTCAATGCCAGTACTGAAGAGCTGGTCGCTTCTCTTAGCCAAAGTATTGAAGCTGTCATGGCAACAAAATCTGACCTCACGAGCTACGCGGCTAACCTCATTGGCGATGACCTCTCACTAGAACATATTTCCGAAGTGATCGATCAGCCGATAATCAAGAAGCATTTTTTACTAGCAGGCGTTGGTGTAGAAGCCACAGGGGTGACTATTGGTAACGACCCGGGCTGGAATCCCCCTTCTGATTACGACCCTAGAAAACGTACCTGGTACATGGATGCAAAAAAACATAAGAAAACCCTTTTTACTGCACCTTACAGCGATGCTGATACGGGCGAAATTCTAATTTCAGCGGCTACTCCGCTAAATATTAATGGTCAATTTTCCGGTGCTTTATTTACGGATTTAAGCCTAAAAAGCCTTGCCGACATCAGTAATAGTGCTGAATTATTTGGTGCGGGCTTTGCCTTCATTGTAAGTAAAGATGGTAATTTCATTGCCCATCCAGACAGTAAGTACAACGGTAAGCCAATGTCGGATGCTTTTAAGGCGGGTCTGCAATTGAAAACAGGGACACAAGAAACTGTTATTGATGGCGCTAAAAATCTGATTGTTTTCACTTTATTAGAAGATTTGGACTGGTATCTCGGTGTTGCACTTAATGAAGATATAATTTTTGCCCCCGTCAACAAACTGCGCCGTGATGCCATTGTATATTCTCTATTAGCGCTCATCATTGCCGTTCTCGCCTTAGGTGCCATTATTAAACAACTTATGCAGCCTCTTAAAATTCTCAATGACGCAATGAGCGATGTTGCCACAGGCGAAGGTGACCTTACGCGTCGCCTCGATACTAATACTGATGAAGAATTCTCTAATCTAGCGAAAAGCTTTAATAGTTTTGCTGAAAAACTACAAACCATGATTAGAGAGGTAAAGGTCATTGGCACCAGCATGATGTTAAGTACCGAACAAACAGCTCAAGGTGCGAGCATAGCAACTGGAGCAATGGAACAACAAAACGAAGAAGTTGAACAGCTCGCGACGGCAATGAACGAAATGGCCTGCACGGCCTTAGAAGTCGCCAGTAACGCACAAACAGCGGCGAGTGCTGTGCAACAAGCCGATGATGCTGTTATTCAAGGTGTCGATGCGATTAATGAAACGACCCTCGTTATATCCCAATTATCAGGCCAAATTGACGAGGCCGTTATTGCAGTACAAGAACTTGAAAGTGATACCGCGAGTATTGAATCTATTCTCGGCGTAATTACCAGCATCGCAGAGCAAACCAACCTATTGGCATTGAATGCTGCCATCGAAGCCGCTAGAGCTGGAGAGATGGGCCGAGGCTTTGCTGTGGTTGCTGATGAAGTAAGAAACTTAGCAGCCAGAACACAACAATCAACGTCTGAAATTCGTGAAAAAATAGAAAAATTACAATCAGGTGTTATTGCCGTGGTTACTGTAATGAACAACAGCAAGCAAACCACCACTATCACTGTTCAAAAATCACAACAAGCCAACGCCACCAATGAATTAATCAGTGAAAGTATTCGCAAGATCACCGACATGAACCTACAAATTGCAAGTGCCGCTGAAGAGCAGAGTCAGGTTGCCGAAGAAATGAATCGTAATACGTCTAATATCCGCGACCTTTCTCAACAAGTCATGGAGAACTCCAGTCAAACGAACAAAACAATGAAAATTCAGGTTAAACAAGTCGGCGATCAAGAAAAGCTATTGAGCCAATTTATTGTCTGA
- a CDS encoding Acetyl-CoA acetyltransferase, with protein sequence MTAEAYIFDAIRTPRGRGKASGALHEVKPITLLSDLLISLQERNQFDTAAVDDIVMGCVTAVGDQGAVIAKTAALAAGWNEDVAGVVLNRFCASGLEAVNIAAMKVRSGWEHLVVAGGVESMSRVPMGSDGGAWAMDPETNVATGFMPQGIGADLIGTLGGYSREDVDAFAMRSHHKAAAAWKKNAFQKSIIPVTDRNGLILLEHDELIRAESSVETLGKLKPSFKMMGDMGFDNVAKERYPQVEFINHIHSPGNSSGIVDGAAVVLIGSAAAGKQFNMTPRARIVATAVVGAEPTIMLTGPAPAARKALKVAGMDVSDIDLFEVNEAFASVVMRFIDEMGISEDIVNVNGGSIAMGHPLGATGAMILGTLLDELEARDLKTGLVTLCVGGGMGIATIIERV encoded by the coding sequence ATGACAGCTGAAGCTTATATTTTTGATGCGATTCGTACTCCACGCGGGCGTGGTAAAGCGAGTGGTGCTTTGCACGAAGTTAAACCGATTACTCTGCTCAGCGATTTATTGATTAGTCTGCAAGAGCGTAATCAATTTGATACTGCAGCAGTCGATGACATTGTCATGGGCTGCGTGACCGCTGTCGGTGACCAAGGCGCGGTGATTGCCAAAACGGCCGCTTTGGCTGCTGGCTGGAATGAGGACGTAGCAGGTGTTGTGCTGAATCGTTTTTGCGCATCAGGATTAGAAGCCGTGAATATTGCGGCGATGAAAGTACGTTCTGGCTGGGAACACTTGGTTGTCGCTGGCGGTGTTGAATCGATGTCTCGAGTGCCAATGGGCAGCGATGGTGGCGCGTGGGCGATGGACCCAGAAACCAATGTTGCCACGGGTTTTATGCCACAAGGGATTGGCGCAGATTTGATTGGTACCTTGGGCGGTTACTCGCGTGAAGATGTGGATGCTTTTGCTATGCGTTCGCACCATAAAGCCGCAGCCGCTTGGAAAAAGAACGCCTTCCAAAAATCGATTATTCCAGTTACAGATCGCAACGGCCTTATCTTACTTGAGCATGATGAATTAATTCGTGCTGAAAGCTCAGTAGAGACATTGGGTAAACTTAAGCCCTCTTTTAAGATGATGGGCGACATGGGTTTTGATAACGTGGCGAAAGAACGTTATCCACAGGTTGAGTTTATTAATCATATTCATAGCCCGGGTAATTCATCGGGCATTGTTGATGGTGCAGCGGTGGTATTGATTGGCAGCGCCGCAGCAGGCAAGCAATTTAATATGACTCCTCGTGCCCGTATTGTAGCGACCGCGGTTGTTGGCGCTGAACCGACCATCATGTTAACCGGCCCCGCTCCGGCAGCGCGTAAAGCGTTAAAAGTGGCGGGCATGGATGTTTCTGATATTGATTTGTTTGAAGTGAATGAAGCCTTTGCTTCTGTCGTGATGCGCTTTATTGATGAGATGGGAATCAGTGAAGATATTGTTAACGTCAATGGTGGTTCTATTGCGATGGGTCATCCATTAGGTGCAACGGGTGCGATGATTTTAGGCACCTTGTTAGATGAGCTAGAAGCGAGAGATTTGAAGACGGGTCTAGTGACCTTGTGTGTCGGTGGCGGCATGGGCATCGCAACGATTATTGAACGCGTTTAA
- a CDS encoding 3-hydroxyacyl-CoA dehydrogenase, with product MTTNSVIYEKDQHNIVHLILDKPNAGANLMDNEFTDSLTAAVEKLRQDDYAGIIFRSAKSTFFAGGNLDDLFTTHKENADVLYDMVNRLKLAMRELETQGKPVVACINGAALGGGWELALSAHYRVALNKGVILGLPEVTLGLLPGGGGIIRMTRLLGVQAAMPYLLEGKQFKPEKGLKLGLINEVVDSPAAMLQSAIQWIKANSSADCNVQQPYDVKGHKVPGGLPHQPALAKMLPIAPTLIRAKTKGTLPAPESILAVMVEGLQVDIDTAMRIESRYFVELVCSQVAKNMIGTFWYQMNEIKAGAARPKNIERKKVNKLGVLGAGMMGAGIAYSSAMKGIDVVLKDVDIESAEKGKAYSENIVNKKVKQGRLSQDKADALLSAILATDNAQHLAGCDLVIEAVFENRELKAKVTQEAEVQLSTQAVFASNTSTLPITGLAQASARPQNFIGLHFFSPVDKMPLVEIICGEKTSDETLALAYDYVQQIGKIPIVVNDSRGFYTSRVFGTFANEGIAMLGEGIPAAAIENAAFLTGFPVGPLAVTDEVSLTLVEKIRKQTMLDMAAEGKDFVHHPGEKTVDKMLAMERAGKLAGAGFYDYPQSDSKENKKKHLWAGLKDTFEDNTVAFDLAEIKDRLLYIQAIETVRCFEENVLTSVRDANIGSIMGIGFPVWTGGILQFINQTGFDAFIERAEYLFETCGERFRVPNLLKDMAKDNRVFKDN from the coding sequence ATGACGACCAATTCTGTGATTTATGAAAAAGATCAGCACAACATTGTTCACCTAATTCTTGATAAGCCGAATGCTGGTGCCAACTTAATGGACAATGAGTTTACCGACTCGTTAACCGCAGCTGTAGAAAAACTCCGACAAGACGATTATGCCGGTATTATTTTCCGCTCGGCGAAGTCGACCTTCTTTGCCGGGGGTAATCTCGACGATTTATTTACGACGCACAAAGAAAACGCCGATGTTTTGTATGACATGGTGAATCGTTTAAAACTGGCCATGCGTGAATTAGAAACACAGGGCAAGCCAGTCGTTGCCTGTATTAATGGCGCAGCATTAGGTGGTGGTTGGGAGCTGGCACTATCAGCTCATTATCGAGTTGCGTTAAATAAAGGCGTTATCTTGGGCCTGCCTGAAGTCACTCTGGGTTTATTACCGGGCGGCGGCGGTATCATTAGAATGACCCGCTTATTAGGTGTGCAAGCGGCCATGCCTTATTTACTGGAAGGTAAGCAATTCAAACCAGAAAAAGGTTTGAAACTTGGTTTAATTAACGAAGTTGTTGATTCGCCTGCAGCAATGCTGCAATCGGCTATTCAGTGGATTAAAGCTAATTCCTCAGCCGATTGTAATGTCCAGCAGCCTTATGATGTTAAAGGCCATAAGGTGCCAGGCGGACTACCCCACCAGCCAGCCTTAGCAAAGATGCTACCGATTGCTCCAACCCTAATTCGCGCTAAAACCAAAGGCACCTTGCCTGCGCCAGAGTCGATTTTGGCTGTTATGGTGGAAGGTTTACAAGTCGATATCGATACGGCGATGCGTATTGAATCACGCTATTTCGTTGAATTGGTTTGCAGCCAAGTCGCCAAGAATATGATCGGTACTTTTTGGTATCAGATGAACGAAATTAAAGCGGGCGCTGCCCGTCCGAAAAACATTGAACGTAAGAAGGTTAACAAACTTGGAGTCCTTGGCGCTGGTATGATGGGCGCAGGTATTGCGTATTCATCAGCTATGAAAGGCATTGACGTTGTTTTAAAGGATGTGGATATTGAAAGTGCTGAAAAAGGCAAAGCGTACTCTGAAAACATTGTGAATAAAAAAGTAAAGCAAGGTCGTTTAAGCCAAGACAAAGCGGATGCATTATTGAGTGCGATATTAGCCACTGATAATGCTCAGCATTTAGCGGGTTGTGATTTAGTCATTGAAGCGGTTTTTGAAAACCGTGAGTTAAAAGCCAAGGTCACTCAAGAAGCCGAAGTTCAGTTATCAACTCAAGCTGTTTTTGCATCGAATACCTCTACTCTGCCTATTACCGGTTTAGCTCAAGCATCAGCACGCCCTCAGAATTTTATTGGTCTGCATTTCTTTTCTCCTGTAGACAAGATGCCACTGGTAGAGATTATTTGCGGTGAAAAAACCTCTGATGAAACCTTAGCCCTAGCGTACGATTATGTTCAGCAAATTGGCAAAATACCAATTGTTGTCAACGACAGTCGTGGCTTTTACACCTCCCGAGTATTTGGCACCTTCGCTAACGAAGGTATTGCCATGTTAGGTGAAGGTATTCCTGCGGCAGCGATTGAGAACGCGGCTTTCTTAACGGGTTTCCCTGTGGGCCCTTTGGCGGTTACTGATGAAGTTAGCTTAACGCTGGTCGAAAAAATTCGTAAGCAGACCATGCTGGATATGGCAGCAGAAGGTAAAGATTTTGTTCATCACCCTGGTGAAAAAACAGTTGATAAAATGCTGGCGATGGAACGTGCTGGCAAGTTAGCAGGCGCTGGGTTCTATGACTATCCCCAAAGTGATTCTAAAGAGAATAAAAAGAAACATCTTTGGGCAGGTTTAAAAGACACATTTGAAGACAATACGGTTGCTTTCGATCTGGCAGAAATCAAAGATCGCTTACTCTACATTCAGGCGATCGAAACTGTACGCTGCTTTGAAGAAAATGTATTAACCAGTGTGCGCGATGCCAACATCGGTTCCATCATGGGCATTGGTTTCCCAGTTTGGACCGGCGGTATTTTGCAGTTTATAAATCAAACGGGATTCGATGCTTTTATCGAGCGCGCTGAGTATTTGTTTGAAACCTGCGGCGAGCGTTTCCGCGTGCCGAACTTGCTCAAAGACATGGCGAAAGACAATCGAGTATTTAAAGATAATTGA
- the fadE gene encoding Acyl-CoA dehydrogenase, translating to MIKRTVFDSEQDMFRDSFRKFLLEEAVPHHEQWEKDGQVSREFWKKAGEMGYLSPTVPEAYGGVEVDFRYNAVVAEEVANFGLTGIGFGLHSDIAVPYIMAYGTEEQKQKYLPGCVNGDIITAIAMTEPGTGSDLQGVKTSAVLSDDGEHYILNGSKTFITNGQLADLVIVVAKTDPSAGAKGTSLLLLEAGTEGFVKGQNLHKIGMKAQDTSELFFQDVKVPKANLLGTEGMGFIYLMQELPQERLSVSLSAIACAESILEQTVTYVKDRKAFGKSIASFQNTQFKLAEMSSTVTMARVFIDKCLELHLEKELDDVTAAKLKLLSTDIQCDVVDECLQLHGGYGYMWEYPVARAYADARVQKIYAGTNEIMKLIIGRSMV from the coding sequence ATGATTAAACGTACTGTATTTGATTCTGAGCAAGATATGTTTCGCGATAGCTTCCGTAAATTCTTATTAGAAGAAGCGGTTCCTCATCATGAACAGTGGGAAAAAGACGGGCAGGTATCGCGTGAGTTCTGGAAAAAAGCTGGAGAGATGGGTTATTTAAGCCCTACTGTACCTGAAGCTTACGGCGGTGTAGAAGTTGATTTCCGTTATAACGCAGTGGTTGCTGAAGAAGTTGCGAACTTTGGTTTAACTGGCATTGGCTTTGGTTTGCATTCTGATATCGCGGTACCTTACATAATGGCGTACGGTACAGAAGAGCAAAAGCAAAAATATTTACCGGGTTGTGTGAATGGCGATATTATTACAGCGATTGCAATGACAGAGCCGGGTACAGGTTCCGATTTACAAGGTGTTAAAACCAGCGCTGTTTTGAGCGACGATGGTGAACACTATATCCTTAATGGTTCTAAAACTTTTATCACCAACGGTCAGCTTGCCGATCTTGTTATTGTGGTTGCGAAAACCGATCCTAGTGCGGGCGCAAAAGGCACCAGTTTATTATTGCTAGAAGCGGGGACGGAAGGATTTGTTAAAGGCCAAAACCTTCATAAAATTGGTATGAAGGCTCAAGATACCTCTGAGTTATTTTTCCAAGATGTGAAGGTGCCTAAAGCCAACTTATTAGGCACCGAAGGCATGGGCTTTATCTACCTAATGCAAGAGCTTCCACAAGAACGTTTGTCTGTTTCGTTATCGGCTATTGCCTGTGCTGAATCTATTCTTGAGCAAACAGTAACGTATGTGAAAGATCGTAAAGCCTTTGGAAAATCCATCGCATCTTTTCAAAATACTCAGTTTAAACTCGCTGAAATGTCTTCCACTGTCACGATGGCCCGCGTCTTTATTGATAAATGTTTAGAGCTGCATTTAGAAAAAGAGTTAGATGATGTTACCGCGGCCAAATTGAAATTACTCTCTACCGATATTCAATGCGATGTTGTTGATGAGTGCTTACAGCTACACGGTGGTTATGGCTATATGTGGGAATACCCTGTTGCTCGTGCCTATGCAGATGCTCGTGTGCAAAAGATTTATGCGGGTACTAACGAAATCATGAAGCTAATCATTGGTCGCTCAATGGTTTAA